In a single window of the Papaver somniferum cultivar HN1 chromosome 8, ASM357369v1, whole genome shotgun sequence genome:
- the LOC113301410 gene encoding uncharacterized protein DDB_G0271670-like, translating to MEIELKSKKKPVMERRIVLLKDFLKEEMSSCSSNGFKSFPRKTCCTYSIRHLVEMDLKSRDLTKNPSFPKNHHLLRNKSSSTTTTSTTISALQKASVAVINVVKYLTFSSSSSSSSKLSSISSPSSSSRKQGNSLSRSVSKKLKSTSFWRKNNSEKNNRKVEKEIIKDAGRVKDIMKWKSFRDLQKRSSSSLSIQTITTTTNTIYSWSPSSSDSECDTHHSREFKSFKHKKDADSDLHCSSSVSISTGISSSVCPPEIDDSDKLNQKCSTNQEIVEEEEEEEISIPKGDLRGEQSHQYGKVQQFNSPVSTLDFPSEEDEEESSSSSSSSLFQSSLGNMEKSKKKLMQKIRRFEGLGQLDPINLSKRIASFEAILSHDSLESPSDSYASSIFTSNSSHVISSVSEQQEEEEEEEEEDQMSKAEEKAKKLFQCTIKETARNEENNLKSVNSIEDLLLLDFFKDEVMERTTNERMVVSKSSEEKLDNELLRVAKNWMNGQCDPLDWGLQDSRKVHVREMEKGVQWRISNEDIVFEMEIMITGSLMDEVLAELFILS from the exons ATGGAAATTGAGCTGAAATCAAAAAAGAAACCAGTGATGGAGAGAAGAATTGTTCTTTTAAAAGATTTCTTAAAAGAAGAAATGAGTTCATGTTCATCAAATGGATTCAAATCATTTCCAAGAAAAACTTGTTGTACTTATTCAATCAGACATCTTGTTGAAATGGATCTTAAATCTAGAGATCTAACTAAAAACCCtagtttccctaaaaaccatcaTCTTCTCAGAAACAAATCATCatccacaacaacaacatcaactacAATTTCAGCATTACAAAAAGCTTCAGTTGCTGTAATCAATGTAGTCAAGTACTtaacattttcttcttcatcatcatcatccagtAAGCTATCTTCAATATCATCACCATCGTCATCATCAAGGAAACAGGGGAATTCATTATCAAGAAGTGTTTCGAAGAAATTAAAAAGTACAAGTTTCTGGAGAAAAAATAACAGTGAAAAGAATAACAGGAAAGTTGAGAAAGAGATCATTAAAGATGCTGGGAGAGTTAAAGATATCATGAAATGGAAATCATTTCGTGATTTACAGAAAAGATCATCTTCTTCGTTATCGATTCAAACAATTACTACAACTACTAATACTATTTATAGCTGGTCACCATCATCATCCGATTCAGAATGTGATACTCATCATTCTCGTGAATTTAAATCATTCAAACACAAAAAAGATGCAGATTCTGATTTACATTGTTCTTCATCAGTTAGTATTAGTACTGGTATCAGTAGTTCAGTATGTCCACCTGAAATTGATGATTCAGACAAGCTGAATCAAAAATGTAGTACAAACCAAGAaattgtggaagaagaagaagaagaagaaatttcaatTCCAAAG GGAGATCTGCGGGGTGAGCAGAGCCATCAGTATGGGAAGGTCCAGCAATTTAACAGTCCAGTTTCAACTCTTGATTTTCccagtgaagaagatgaagaagaaagtagctcatcttcttcgtcatctttgtttcaatctaGCCTTGGCAACATGGAAA AGTCGAAGAAAAAGCTTATGCAGAAAATCCGTCGGTTTGAGGGCCTTGGCCAACTAGACCCCATCAATTTAAGTAAAAGAATTGCATCATTTGAGGCTATACTGAGCCATGATTCTCTTGAATCACCAAGTGATAGTTATGCATCGTCGATTTTCACAAGTAATAGTTCACACGTTATATCATCGGTATCGGAACaacaagaagaggaagaggaggaagaagaagaagatcaaatGTCCAAAGCAGAAGAAAAGGCGAAAAAGCTCTTTCAATGTACCATCAAAGAAACAGCTAGAAATGAAGAGAATAACCTCAAATCAGTTAATAGTATTGAGGATCTTCTTTTGCTTGATTTCTTCAAAGATGAAGTCATGGAAAGAACTACGAATGAAAGGATGGTAGTAAGTAAAAGCAGTGAGGAGAAATTGGACAATGAGTTGTTGAGAGTAGCCAAGAATTGGATGAATGGACAGTGTGACCCGTTAGACTGGGGTCTTCAAGATAGCAGAAAAGTTCACGTTAGAGAGATGGAGAAAGGTGTGCAATGGAGAATTAGTAATGAAGACATAGTATTTGAAATGGAGATTATGATTACGGGTTCGTTAATGGATGAAGTGTTAGCTGAACTCTTTATCTTGAGTTAA